The sequence below is a genomic window from Micromonospora aurantiaca ATCC 27029.
TCCCGTCGCACCGACGTACTCCGGCCGGGCCGCCGCCGTCCGGCGAGCCGCACCCGCATGGACGAACGTAAATCCTCGGCGCGAAGATCGCAGCCCGGCGGCGGCGGTCACCCCGGCGGCGGGCCGGCGACCAGCCGCCAGTACTGCCGCTTGCCCTCGTCGCGGACCACGACGCCGAGCCGGGCCAGCTCCCCGTGCAGCTCCCGGGTCTCGGCGTCGTGGCCGCCGTCGAGCGCCCGCTGCCGGGCGCGCAGCAGGGCGTCCGCGCCGGACGGCAGGCCGGGCAGCCCTTCCACCCACCGCCGGTACGCGTCCCGGTGCGGGTCCTGCCCGGTCCACGGCCAGCCCTGCCGGGTGAACGCCTCCTGCAGCCGCTCGGCGTCCAGGTCGGACTTCTCCCGGGCCAGCTCGCCACCGGCGGTGTCCAGCAGCACCAGCGCCTTGCCGTCGACGAACACCCCCGCAACGGCGGCGCGCGCCAGATCCCGCCCGTGCCCGTCGCGGTGCAGCCGCACCGTCCGGTGCCCGACCGTGACGGTCAGCCGCTCGCGGACCGCCACCACCGCCAGGAACAGGCCGCCGAGCAGGCCCACCCCGGCCCCGATCGGGTACGCCCGATCGTCCGGCCACCGGTCGAGCAACTCGAACAGGCCCTGGAACGGGAACCAGGCCAGCCCGGCGATCCAGCCGGACACCGCGGTCAGCCCGGCGCCCAGCCCCGCCCCGAGCAGCGGGAACCCCGCCCACATCAGCACCAGCTCGCCGCGTCCGCCGTCGACCACGACGTCCTCGCCGGGTTGCCATGCGGTCACTGTCAGGACACCTCCCGGCGCATGGTGCGCACCAGACCGGCGACCAGCGGCAGGAGCACCCAGACGGCGAGCGAGACGCCGAGCCGGCCCCACTGCCCGCCGTTCATCTCGGCGCCGAGCAGCGGCTCCATCGTGTACGACGTGTCCAGCCAGCGGGCCGGCTCACGCAGCGCGGAGATCATCGCGGCGAGCAGGCTCCACACCGTGGGCAGCAGCAGGTAGGTGACGATCGCCAGCGGCGTGTTCAGCAGCAGCAGGCCGAAGGCGGCGCCCATCAGCACGCTCGCCACCTGGAACACGGCCGCGTGCGGCAGCAGTTGCCAGTCGAACGTCCAGGCGCCCGCCCCGCCGCTGGCGCGGGCGGCGAGCGTGCCGGCGGCGGCGACGGCCAGGCTGACGAGCACCGAGGCGAGCGCGGCGAGCACCACCGCTGCGAGTTTGGCGACGATCACCCGCTCGCGGCGGGGCACCAGCGCGAACGTGGTGAGCGCGCTGCGCTGCGACCACTCGCCGGTGATGGAGAGGATGCCGAGCACCGGCAGCAGCAGCCCGACCGGCAGCAGCGACGGCGTGAAGAAGGCGGTGAACGTCTGGTCCGGCGCGTCGACGACGAACAGCTGCACCACCACGATCGCGGCGGCGATCAGCCCGATCGTGATCAGCAGCCAGCGTCCGGCCCGGGTGTCGGCGAGCTTGCGCAGCTCCACGGCGGTCAGCCGGGCCAGCGAGGGACCGGCGACGGCCGGCTCGTGCCGCGGCGGGGCGGTCGGAACGGCAGTGGTGGTCATCGGACGGCCTCCTTGGTCGACGCGCCGGCGGTGAGGGTGAGGAAGAGCTGCTCCAGGCCACCGCTGCCGGCCGGGCGCAGTTCGGTGAGGACCAGTCCGGCGTCCGCCGCGGCCTGACCGACCTGGCCCGGCTCGGCCCGGACCACGAAGCCGCCGTCGGTGCCGGCGGTGGCGGGCAGCGCGGCCCGGTCCAGCGTCAGGCGCAGGGCGTGCGCGTCGCGGGCGCGCACGAGCGTGCCGGCGCCGGCGAGCAGCTCGTCCTTGCCGCCCTGGGCGACCACCCGGCCGCCGCCGATCACCACCAGCCGGTCGGCCACCGCCTCCACCTCGCGCAGCAGGTGCGAGGAGAGCAGCACCGTGCCGCCCCGGTCGGCGAAGTCGCGCAGCAGGCCGCGCATCCAGAAGATCCCCTCCGGGTCGAGGCCGTTGGCCGGCTCGTCCAGGATCAGGACCCGGGGGTCGCCCAGCAGCGCCAGAGCCAGGCCGAGCCGCTGCCGCATGCCCAGGGAGTACGCGCCGACGCGGCGCCGGGCCGCGGTGTCGTTCAGCCCGACCTGGTCGAGTACCGCCGCCACCCGCCCACGGTCCACGCCCATGGTGCGGGCGGCGAGCGTGAGCGTCTCCCGCCCGGTGCGCCCGGCGTGCTGCGCCGAGGCGTCGAGCAGCACGCCGATCTCCCGTCCCGGGTTGGGCAGGTGCCGGTACGGGCGTCCGCCGACTGTGGCGCCGCCCGAGGTGGGCGGCGTCATCGCACAGATCATCCGCATCGTGGTGGACTTCCCGGCGCCGTTCGGCCCGAGGAAACCGGTCACGGAACCCGGTTCGCACCGGAACGTGACGTCCTCGACGGCTGTGTGCGGACCGTACCGCTTGGTGAGCTGGTCGACTTCGATCATGCCGTCGAGCCTGCCGGGGCCAACCGGTCACGCGCTGCGGCCGGCGGTCTGCGCCGCCGTCGACCTCGGTTCACCGCAGGCGTCGACTTTGGTAGCTGGTAGCCGGTCCGGAGGGCTTCCTAGCATGGACGGGTGACCAGTGCCGCCGTACCCGATCATCCCTGGCTCCTGCCGGGCTCCCTGGTGCCCGCCCGAGCCGCCCGGCGGACACCGCGCGACTGGTTCGTGGACGGCGTGCTGTTCGTGGCCTCGCTGCTCTGGGTGCTGATCGCGCACGGCGACGTGACCAGCGCCACCCCGGAGTTCGGCCTCAACGCCGGTCCGGCCTGGCTGGAGGAGGTCGACCTGCTCGTCGGCCTGCTCGTCAGCGGCGCGCTCTGGCTGCGCCGGCGCTGGCCGGTCGGGCTCGCGGTGGCGACCGCGCCGCTGGCGCTCTTCTCGGTCACCGGCGGTGTCGCGCTGCTGGTCATCGTGTTCACCGTGCTGGTCCACCGGCCGCTGCCGGTGGGCTTGGCGCTGGTGGCCTGGCAACTGTTGAGCCTGCCGGTCTACCTCGCGGTCCGGCCCGACCCGACGCTGCCGGTCTGGGCCTCCGCCGTGTGGACCGGGCTGTTCATCTGCGTGGTGGTCGCGTGGGCGTTGTTCGTCCGCGCCCGCCGCCAGCTCGTGCTGTCCCTGCGTGACCGGGCCGAGCGGGCCGAGGCCGAGCAGCAGCTCCGGCTCGACCAGGCCCGGCAGCTCGAACGCGGCCGGATCGCCCGGGAGATGCACGACGTGCTCGCCCACCGGATCTCCCTGCTCAGCCTGCACGCGGGCGCGCTGGAGTTCCGGCCGGACGCGCCGCCGGAGGAGGTGGCGCGGGCGGCCGGGGTGATCCGGGCCAGCGCGCACGCCGCGCTCCAGGACCTGCGCGAGGTGATCGGCGTGCTGCGGGCCGAGGTCGGCTCCGAGGCCACGCCGGAACGGCCGCAGCCCACGCTGGCCGACGTGCCCGCGCTGGTCGCCGAGAGCCGCGACGCCGGGGTACGGGTCACCGTGGTCGACGAGGTGATCGAGCCGGAGGCGGTGCCCGCGGCGATCGGGCGCAGCGCGTACCGGATCGTGCAGGAAGGGCTGACCAACGCCCGCAAGCACGCGCCCGGCGCGGTGGTCACGGTCCGGCTGGCGGGCGGCCCGGGGGACGGGCTGGCGGTGGAGATCCACAACCCGTGGCCGGTCGGCGCGTCGCCCACCGCCATTCCCGGCGCCGGTACCGGGCTGGTCGGGATCGCGGAACGGGTCACGCTCGCCGGTGGCCGCCTCGAACACGGGCGGGACGCCGACGGCGGTTTCCGGCTGACCGCCTGGCTGCCCTGGGCGGCCCGGTGAGCGCGCCGGTGCGGGTGCTGATCGTCGACGACGACCCGCTGGTCCGCGGCGCGCTGTCGATGATCCTCGGCGGCGTACCCGACCTGGCGGTGGTCGGTGAGGCCACCGACGGCGCCGAGGTGCCGGCGGCGGTCGCCGCGTACGCCCCGGACGTGGTGCTGATGGACATCCGCATGCCCCGGGTCGACGGGCTGGCCGCCACCGAGGCGCTGCGGGCCACCCCGGAACCGCCCGAGGTGCTGGTGCTCACCACGTTCGACGCCGACGAGCAGGTGCTGCGGGCGCTGCGTGCCGGGGCGAGCGGCTTCCTGCTCAAGGACACCCCGCCGGCCGAGATCGTGGCGGCGGTACGCCGGGTCGCGGCGGGGGAGGCGACGCTGTCCCCGGCGGTGACCCGCAAGCTCATCGCGCACGTCACCGGCACCGCGCCGGTGGCGAGCCCGGACCCGAAGCGGGAGCGGGCGGTACGGCTGCTCGACGGGCTCTCCGAGCGGGAGCGGGAGGTCGCGGTGCTGCTCGGCCGGGGCCGGACCAACGCGGAGATCTCCGCCGAGTTGTTCATGAGCGTGGCGACCGTGAAGGCGTACGTGTCGCGCCTGCTGACGAAGCTCGACCTGAACAACCGCGTGCAGGTGGCCCTGCTGGTCCAGGACGCCGGCCTGGTCTGACGCGCAGGACGGCCCGGACGAGCAGTGCTCATGCGAGGACGTCGCCGGGTGGGCAAGTCCCGCCTCGTGGAGGAGTTCGTCGAGCGTACGGGCGTACCTCACCTCTTCTTCACCGCCTCGGCGCAACCCACACCCGCCGCCGACCTGCGGCTCTTCGTTGCGGCGGCGGCCGGCTCGACACTTCCCGGAGCGGGTCTGTTCGCCGGGCAGGCACCGGCCACCTGGGACGCGGCACTCACCCTCCTCGCCGCCGCGCTGCCCGCGGACCAGACCAGCGTCGTCGTGCTCGACGAGATGCCCTACCTCATCGCCACCGATCCAGGTTTCGAGGGCACCCTCCAGAAGGTCTTCGACCGGGAGTTGTCCCGTAGGCCGGTCCTGCTGATCTGCGTCGGCTCGGACCTGGCGATGATGGAGGCGCTCAACGACTACGGTCGGCCGTTCCACCAACGCGCGACCGAAATGGTCGTGCCGCCGCTGAGCCCCGGCGACGTGGGCGAGATGCTCCAGCTGCCGTCGGCGGATGCCATCGATGCGTACCTCGTCACCGGCGGCCTGCCGCTCGTCCTCGACGACTGGGCCCCCGGCGAGACCGTGGGCGACTACCTCGCCAAGGCTGTCCCGGATCCCACGTCCGCACTGATCGTCAGCGGGGAACGGGCCTTCGCTGCCGAGTTTCCGCCGCAGTCCCAGCCGGGCGTGGTGCTGCGCGCCATCGGCTCCGGGGAGCGCACCGCCTCCTCCATCGCGCGGGCCGCCGGCGGAATCCCGCAGGCTTCGCTGCACCGCGCGCTCCGACTGCTGGCTGACAAACGGATCGTGGAGGCCACCCTCCCGCTGTCCACCCGTCCTTCGCGCGAGACCCGGTACGTGGTCGCCGATCCGTATCTCCGCTTCTGGCTCGCCTTCCTCGATCCCTACCTCGCCGAGATCGAGCGCGGCAGAGGGGATCTGACCCTCGCCCGCATCCACTCGTCCTGGACCTCATGGCGGGGACGTGCGGTCGAACCGGTGATCCGGGAGTCGCTGCGCCGGCTGCCGCCGGGGCACCTGCCGTTCGAGACGGCGGTGGTGGGCGGGTACTGGACGCGTATCAACGATCCCGAGATCGACCTGGTCGGCGGTGACCGTAGCCCGGTGGCCAAGCGGATCACGTTCGTGGGCTCGGTCAAGTGGCTGGAGAACGGCGCGTTCGACGGTCACGACCTGGCCCGGCTGCTTCACCACCGCGCCCAGCTACCGGGCGCCGACGACCAGACGCCGGTCGTCGCGGTGGTGCGCAGTGGCCGCGCGGTTGACGGTGTCACGGCGATCGGGCCGGCCGAACTGCTCGCCGCGTGGCGGGATTGAACTGCTGCCGTTTCCCGGCCGTACCAGTGGTCGAGGATGTGGTGCGGCCGTTCCGCCGCACCGCTGCCGAGCTGCGGGAGGCCTGCCGTGCGAGTTGGTGAGCAGTCGACGGATCCCATCGACCAGATCCTGGGCGAGGTGCCGGTACCGGCACCGTTGACCCCCGAGGACGTCCGCCTCGCGGTCCGGGCGGTGGTGGTGCACGCCGCCGAGGAGTGGCCCGCGGGGCCGAAGTGCCGCAACGACGGC
It includes:
- a CDS encoding YqeB family protein; translated protein: MTAWQPGEDVVVDGGRGELVLMWAGFPLLGAGLGAGLTAVSGWIAGLAWFPFQGLFELLDRWPDDRAYPIGAGVGLLGGLFLAVVAVRERLTVTVGHRTVRLHRDGHGRDLARAAVAGVFVDGKALVLLDTAGGELAREKSDLDAERLQEAFTRQGWPWTGQDPHRDAYRRWVEGLPGLPSGADALLRARQRALDGGHDAETRELHGELARLGVVVRDEGKRQYWRLVAGPPPG
- a CDS encoding ABC transporter ATP-binding protein, translated to MIEVDQLTKRYGPHTAVEDVTFRCEPGSVTGFLGPNGAGKSTTMRMICAMTPPTSGGATVGGRPYRHLPNPGREIGVLLDASAQHAGRTGRETLTLAARTMGVDRGRVAAVLDQVGLNDTAARRRVGAYSLGMRQRLGLALALLGDPRVLILDEPANGLDPEGIFWMRGLLRDFADRGGTVLLSSHLLREVEAVADRLVVIGGGRVVAQGGKDELLAGAGTLVRARDAHALRLTLDRAALPATAGTDGGFVVRAEPGQVGQAAADAGLVLTELRPAGSGGLEQLFLTLTAGASTKEAVR
- a CDS encoding sensor histidine kinase; this translates as MTSAAVPDHPWLLPGSLVPARAARRTPRDWFVDGVLFVASLLWVLIAHGDVTSATPEFGLNAGPAWLEEVDLLVGLLVSGALWLRRRWPVGLAVATAPLALFSVTGGVALLVIVFTVLVHRPLPVGLALVAWQLLSLPVYLAVRPDPTLPVWASAVWTGLFICVVVAWALFVRARRQLVLSLRDRAERAEAEQQLRLDQARQLERGRIAREMHDVLAHRISLLSLHAGALEFRPDAPPEEVARAAGVIRASAHAALQDLREVIGVLRAEVGSEATPERPQPTLADVPALVAESRDAGVRVTVVDEVIEPEAVPAAIGRSAYRIVQEGLTNARKHAPGAVVTVRLAGGPGDGLAVEIHNPWPVGASPTAIPGAGTGLVGIAERVTLAGGRLEHGRDADGGFRLTAWLPWAAR
- a CDS encoding response regulator — translated: MAALGGPVSAPVRVLIVDDDPLVRGALSMILGGVPDLAVVGEATDGAEVPAAVAAYAPDVVLMDIRMPRVDGLAATEALRATPEPPEVLVLTTFDADEQVLRALRAGASGFLLKDTPPAEIVAAVRRVAAGEATLSPAVTRKLIAHVTGTAPVASPDPKRERAVRLLDGLSEREREVAVLLGRGRTNAEISAELFMSVATVKAYVSRLLTKLDLNNRVQVALLVQDAGLV
- a CDS encoding ATP-binding protein, with amino-acid sequence MRGRRRVGKSRLVEEFVERTGVPHLFFTASAQPTPAADLRLFVAAAAGSTLPGAGLFAGQAPATWDAALTLLAAALPADQTSVVVLDEMPYLIATDPGFEGTLQKVFDRELSRRPVLLICVGSDLAMMEALNDYGRPFHQRATEMVVPPLSPGDVGEMLQLPSADAIDAYLVTGGLPLVLDDWAPGETVGDYLAKAVPDPTSALIVSGERAFAAEFPPQSQPGVVLRAIGSGERTASSIARAAGGIPQASLHRALRLLADKRIVEATLPLSTRPSRETRYVVADPYLRFWLAFLDPYLAEIERGRGDLTLARIHSSWTSWRGRAVEPVIRESLRRLPPGHLPFETAVVGGYWTRINDPEIDLVGGDRSPVAKRITFVGSVKWLENGAFDGHDLARLLHHRAQLPGADDQTPVVAVVRSGRAVDGVTAIGPAELLAAWRD